A genomic region of Manihot esculenta cultivar AM560-2 chromosome 15, M.esculenta_v8, whole genome shotgun sequence contains the following coding sequences:
- the LOC110600974 gene encoding proline-rich receptor-like protein kinase PERK10 isoform X1, with protein MAPELEVQKPQVTEIQVRMDCNGCVQKIKKALHGIRGIYDLYIDFPQQKLTVIGWADPEQIVKAIRKTRKIATICSHTEPSDQPAAHPTEPPQPPPEGAATPPPNTEAANPSPAALPAEASSPAEPPKDPPPPENPPPADKPSSSQVDTETNAKQPAGPAQAPGQKDVGEVHVIYHHPPDYGYRYSYPSYGGPWNIHPNNHGLPSDPRYPNGHGLPPEPRYPNGHGLPPEPRYPNAHVLPRESPQPIYVTHSYNTYRPSPYVTEYEYIHSPPRHTIYSRMDHYSEDYHENTRNGNITSIFSDENPNACRIV; from the exons ATGGCTCCAGAGCTTGAGGTGCAG AAACCTCAAGTTACAGAGATACAAGTCAGAATGGATTGCAACGGATGTGTGCAGAAGATCAAGAAGGCACTGCATGGCATTAGGG GCATATATGATCTTTATATTGACTTCCCCCAACAAAAATTAACAGTAATTGGGTGGGCAGATCCAGAACAGATAGTGAAAGCCATTAGGAAAACTAGAAAGATTGCCACCATATGTTCCCACACAGAGCCATCAGATCAGCCTGCTGCTCACCCAACAGAACCACCACAACCGCCACCTGAAGGTGCTGCAACACCACCACCAAACACTGAAGCAGCAAACCCTTCCCCAGCAGCTCTACCAGCGGAAGCATCATCACCAGCAGAGCCACCAAAAgacccaccaccacctgaaaATCCTCCGCCAGCAGACAAACCATCATCATCACAAGTTGATACAGAAACCAACGCAAAACAGCCTGCAGGCCCTGCACAAGCCCCTGGACAAAAGGATGTAGGAGAGGTTCATGTCATATACCATCACCCACCTGATTATGGGTACAGATACAGCTATCCTAGTTATGGTGGTCCCTGGAACATACACCCAAACAACCATGGACTTCCATCAGACCCCAGATACCCTAATGGCCATGGACTTCCACCAGAGCCCAGATACCCTAATGGCCACGGACTTCCACCAGAGCCCAGATACCCTAATGCCCATGTGCTACCACGAGAATCACCACAGCCAATCTACGTGACTCACAGCTATAACACATACAGGCCATCACCATATGTCACAGAATACGAGTACATCCACTCTCCACCTCGCCACACAATTTACAGTAGGATGGATCATTACAGTGAGGACTATCATGAAAACACTCGCAATGGAAACATCACATCTATCTTCAGTGACGAAAATCCAAATGCATGTAGGATAGTGTGA
- the LOC110600974 gene encoding proline-rich receptor-like protein kinase PERK10 isoform X3 — protein MDCNGCVQKIKKALHGIRGIYDLYIDFPQQKLTVIGWADPEQIVKAIRKTRKIATICSHTEPSDQPAAHPTEPPQPPPEGAATPPPNTEAANPSPAALPAEASSPAEPPKDPPPPENPPPADKPSSSQVDTETNAKQPAGPAQAPGQKDVGEVHVIYHHPPDYGYRYSYPSYGGPWNIHPNNHGLPSDPRYPNGHGLPPEPRYPNGHGLPPEPRYPNAHVLPRESPQPIYVTHSYNTYRPSPYVTEYEYIHSPPRHTIYSRMDHYSEDYHENTRNGNITSIFSDENPNACRIV, from the exons ATGGATTGCAACGGATGTGTGCAGAAGATCAAGAAGGCACTGCATGGCATTAGGG GCATATATGATCTTTATATTGACTTCCCCCAACAAAAATTAACAGTAATTGGGTGGGCAGATCCAGAACAGATAGTGAAAGCCATTAGGAAAACTAGAAAGATTGCCACCATATGTTCCCACACAGAGCCATCAGATCAGCCTGCTGCTCACCCAACAGAACCACCACAACCGCCACCTGAAGGTGCTGCAACACCACCACCAAACACTGAAGCAGCAAACCCTTCCCCAGCAGCTCTACCAGCGGAAGCATCATCACCAGCAGAGCCACCAAAAgacccaccaccacctgaaaATCCTCCGCCAGCAGACAAACCATCATCATCACAAGTTGATACAGAAACCAACGCAAAACAGCCTGCAGGCCCTGCACAAGCCCCTGGACAAAAGGATGTAGGAGAGGTTCATGTCATATACCATCACCCACCTGATTATGGGTACAGATACAGCTATCCTAGTTATGGTGGTCCCTGGAACATACACCCAAACAACCATGGACTTCCATCAGACCCCAGATACCCTAATGGCCATGGACTTCCACCAGAGCCCAGATACCCTAATGGCCACGGACTTCCACCAGAGCCCAGATACCCTAATGCCCATGTGCTACCACGAGAATCACCACAGCCAATCTACGTGACTCACAGCTATAACACATACAGGCCATCACCATATGTCACAGAATACGAGTACATCCACTCTCCACCTCGCCACACAATTTACAGTAGGATGGATCATTACAGTGAGGACTATCATGAAAACACTCGCAATGGAAACATCACATCTATCTTCAGTGACGAAAATCCAAATGCATGTAGGATAGTGTGA
- the LOC110602560 gene encoding major allergen Pru ar 1, giving the protein MGVFTYSDEFTSPISPARLFKALILDSNNLIPKLMPQVIRSIEFVEGDGGVGSIRQINFQEGYQVKYVKNRIDSIDPEKFLYTYSLVDGDGLLDKLESVLYEVEFLAGPDGGSINKMKSTYHTKGEIVLSEEEIKAGKEKAVGMYKVVEGYLLQNPDAYA; this is encoded by the exons ATGGGGGTCTTCACTTACAGTGATGAGTTCACTTCTCCAATTTCCCCAGCAAGACTGTTCAAGGCTTTGATACTCGACTCTAACAACCTAATCCCAAAACTCATGCCACAGGTTATTAGAAGTATTGAATTTGTAGAAGGTGATGGAGGGGTTGGCAGCATCAGGCAGATCAACTTCCAAGAAG GTTACCAAGTGAAGTATGTTAAAAATCGGATAGATAGTATTGACCCAGAGAAATTCTTGTACACGTACAGCTTGGTAGATGGTGATGGATTGCTGGATAAGCTTGAGAGTGTTTTGTATGAGGTAGAGTTCTTGGCTGGTCCTGATGGTGGCAGcataaataaaatgaagagTACCTATCATACCAAGGGTGAGATTGTGCTCAGCGAAGAGGAAATTAAGGCTGGCAAAGAAAAGGCAGTGGGAATGTACAAAGTTGTCGAAGGATATCTCCTGCAAAACCCTGATGCCTATGCTTAG
- the LOC110601945 gene encoding major allergen Pru ar 1, giving the protein MAVVTFTDEFTSPVPAKKLFIALILDADNLIPKLMPQAVKSIETIQGNGGPGTIKKMTFAEGAGPGLKYVKHRIDALDKEKMTYNYTLIEGDVLMDKIESIAYEIKFEATPDGGCKGTNVTKFHPKAGVEIKEEAVQEGKQKAMAVFKAVEAYLIANPQAYV; this is encoded by the exons ATGGCTGTCGTCACATTCACTGATGAGTTCACTAGCCCTGTCCCTGCCAAAAAACTCTTCATAGCCTTGATACTTGATGCTGACAATCTGATTCCCAAGCTGATGCCTCAGGCTGTTAAGAGTATTGAAACCATCCAAGGCAATGGAGGTCCTGGAACCATCAAGAAAATGACCTTTGCTGAAG GTGCTGGGCCTGGACTGAAGTATGTGAAGCATAGGATTGATGCATTAGACAAAGAGAAAATGACATACAACTACACATTGATTGAAGGTGATGTACTGATGGATAAAATTGAATCCATAGCCTATGAGATTAAGTTTGAGGCCACACCTGATGGAGGCTGCAAGGGGACCAATGTTACCAAATTCCATCCAAAGGCAGGTGTTGAGATCAAGGAAGAAGCAGTTCAGGAAGGCAAGCAAAAGGCTATGGCTGTTTTTAAGGCTGTGGAAGCCTACCTTATTGCCAATCCTCAGGCTTATGTTTAA
- the LOC110602479 gene encoding major allergen Pru ar 1: MGVSTFTQEYTSPVAPSRMFKALILDSNILIPKLLPQFIKSVDVIQGGEGAGTIEQVNFTEASNLKYVKNRIEELDKDNLMCKYTLIEGDPLGDKLDSIAYEVKFEAASDGGSVCKITSNYITVGDFTIEEETFEDGKDKAVGIYKVVEAYLLENPHVYA, translated from the exons ATGGGTGTGTCTACCTTCACACAAGAATACACATCCCCAGTTGCCCCATCACGTATGTTCAAGGCCTTAATTCTCGATTCCAACATTTTGATTCCAAAGCTCTTACCCCAGTTCATCAAAAGTGTGGATGTAATCCAAGGTGGTGAAGGTGCTGGAACCATTGAACAAGTCAACTTCACTGAAG CCAGCAACTTGAAATATGTGAAGAATCGAATTGAAGAACTAGATAAAGACAATCTGATGTGCAAGTATACTCTGATTGAGGGAGATCCACTGGGAGACAAGCTTGATTCTATTGCTTATGAAGTGAAGTTTGAGGCAGCAAGTGATGGAGGCTCAGTTTGTAAGATCACAAGCAATTATATTACTGTCGGAGATTTTACCATCGAAGAAGAAACTTTTGAGGATGGCAAGGACAAGGCTGTAGGGATATACAAAGTTGTTGAAGCCTACCTCTTGGAGAATCCTCATGTTTATgcttaa
- the LOC110600974 gene encoding proline-rich receptor-like protein kinase PERK10 isoform X2, which translates to MAPELEKPQVTEIQVRMDCNGCVQKIKKALHGIRGIYDLYIDFPQQKLTVIGWADPEQIVKAIRKTRKIATICSHTEPSDQPAAHPTEPPQPPPEGAATPPPNTEAANPSPAALPAEASSPAEPPKDPPPPENPPPADKPSSSQVDTETNAKQPAGPAQAPGQKDVGEVHVIYHHPPDYGYRYSYPSYGGPWNIHPNNHGLPSDPRYPNGHGLPPEPRYPNGHGLPPEPRYPNAHVLPRESPQPIYVTHSYNTYRPSPYVTEYEYIHSPPRHTIYSRMDHYSEDYHENTRNGNITSIFSDENPNACRIV; encoded by the exons ATGGCTCCAGAGCTTGAG AAACCTCAAGTTACAGAGATACAAGTCAGAATGGATTGCAACGGATGTGTGCAGAAGATCAAGAAGGCACTGCATGGCATTAGGG GCATATATGATCTTTATATTGACTTCCCCCAACAAAAATTAACAGTAATTGGGTGGGCAGATCCAGAACAGATAGTGAAAGCCATTAGGAAAACTAGAAAGATTGCCACCATATGTTCCCACACAGAGCCATCAGATCAGCCTGCTGCTCACCCAACAGAACCACCACAACCGCCACCTGAAGGTGCTGCAACACCACCACCAAACACTGAAGCAGCAAACCCTTCCCCAGCAGCTCTACCAGCGGAAGCATCATCACCAGCAGAGCCACCAAAAgacccaccaccacctgaaaATCCTCCGCCAGCAGACAAACCATCATCATCACAAGTTGATACAGAAACCAACGCAAAACAGCCTGCAGGCCCTGCACAAGCCCCTGGACAAAAGGATGTAGGAGAGGTTCATGTCATATACCATCACCCACCTGATTATGGGTACAGATACAGCTATCCTAGTTATGGTGGTCCCTGGAACATACACCCAAACAACCATGGACTTCCATCAGACCCCAGATACCCTAATGGCCATGGACTTCCACCAGAGCCCAGATACCCTAATGGCCACGGACTTCCACCAGAGCCCAGATACCCTAATGCCCATGTGCTACCACGAGAATCACCACAGCCAATCTACGTGACTCACAGCTATAACACATACAGGCCATCACCATATGTCACAGAATACGAGTACATCCACTCTCCACCTCGCCACACAATTTACAGTAGGATGGATCATTACAGTGAGGACTATCATGAAAACACTCGCAATGGAAACATCACATCTATCTTCAGTGACGAAAATCCAAATGCATGTAGGATAGTGTGA